A stretch of DNA from Paenibacillus sp. FSL W8-0186:
CGGCACGGCCATAATGCGTTCAAATACGTTGGCGCCTTTGTCATAAATAAAGTAATGATCCGGCGTTCCTTGGAACAGGTTGCTGCGCGAAGGCTCATTAATGTACGGGAAGCTGGCTGGGAAAATTTCATTGAAAATAATCCGGCCAACCGTCGTCACAAGCAGCGCATTTTGCTGAGCTTCGGTAAATCCTGTTTTGCCAAGCGCTTTAGCTGGGATGGCTACACGCGCATGCAGAGATACCGTTCCCCGCTGATAAGCGGAAACTGCTTCGTGAGTGGACCCGAGAATCATTCCTGATCCCTTAGCTTCCTTATTGTCCATCGTCAGATAGAAGGAGCCGAGAACCATATCCTGTGAAGGAGTAACAACCGGTTTACCGTCTTTCGGGTTCAGGATGTTGCCGGAAGCAAGCATCAGAATCCGGGCTTCCGCCTGCGCTTCTGCGCTGAGCGGTACGTGCACAGCCATTTGGTCACCGTCAAAGTCCGCGTTATATGCAGTACATACGAGCGGGTGCAGACGGATCGCTCGGCCTTCGACCAGAATCGGCTCGAACGCCTGAATTCCCAAGCGGTGAAGCGTAGGAGCACGGTTAAGCAGAACCGGATGCTCTTTAATGACTTCTTCTAGCACATCCCATACCTCTGGGCTGACGCGTTCAACTTTACGTTTCGCGCTCTTGATGTTGTGAGCCAGGCCTTTATTGACCAGTTCCTTCATCACGAACGGCTTGAACAGTTCCAGCGCCATTTCCTTCGGCAGACCGCATTGGTACATCTTCAAGTAAGGACCTACGACGATAACGGAACGACCAGAGTAGTCAACCCGTTTTCCGAGCAGGTTCTGACGGAAGCGTCCTTGCTTCCCTTTCAGCATGTGGCTGAGGGATTTGAGCGGACGGTTACCAGGGCCCGTTACCGGACGGCCGCGGCGGCCGTTATCGATCAAGGCGTCAACCGCTTCCTGCAGCATGCGCTTCTCGTTCTGCACGATAATATCCGGCGCACCGAGATCGAGCAGACGTTTCAAACGGTTGTTGCGGTTAATCACGCGGCGATACAAATCATTCAGGTCAGACGTCGCAAAACGGCCGCCATCCAGCTGGACCATCGGACGAAGCTCAGGCGGAATAACTGGAAGCACGTCGAGAATCATCCATTCCGGTTCGTTGCCGGAATTCCGGAAGGCTTCGATGACTTCCAGGCGTTTGATCGCACGGTTGCGGCGCTGGCCTTGAGCCGTGCGGAGCTCTTCTTTCAAAAATTCAAGCTCTTTGTCGATATCGAGATCCTGGAGCAGCTTCTTAACCGCTTCAGCGCCCATGCCGGCTTGGAAGCCATAGCCGTATTTTTCACGGTAGCTGCGGTATTCCTTCTCGGACAGGAGCTGTTTTTTCTCCAGCGGCGTCTCGCCTGGATCGGTAACAACATAAGATGCAAAGTAAATAATCTCTTCCAATGAACGAGGCGACATATCGAGCGCCAGGCCCATCCGGCTTGGAATCCCTTTGAAGTACCAAATATGGGATACCGGGGCGGCGAGTTCAATGTGACCCATGCGTTCACGGCGAACTTTAGCTCTAGTTACTTCGACGCCGCAGCGATCGCAGACGACGCCTTTATAACGGACACGCTTATACTTACCGCAATGACATTCCCAGTCTTTGGTCGGGCCAAAGATTTTCTCGCAGAACAGCCCTTCCTTTTCCGGTTTTAGCGTACGGTAGTTGATCGTTTCCGGTTTCTTCACTTCTCCGCGGGACCAAGAACGAATTTTGTCTGGGGAAGCAAGCCCAATTTTCATAAACTCGAAGTTGTTGACGTCCAACAAGGAGCATCCCTCCTTAACCAAGTCCTGATTTTAGCATTATACACAGATCAAAATACACTGAATACGTCCGTCTATTCGATCCATCTGTCTAGGGAAATATCGGCCTCCCAAAGGTAGGCCGATAATCCAGGCAGGCAGCTTCCGCTGCGGTTATCATTATCACATGGCGGCAATCGCCACGTGTTATTCTACGCCGACTTCCGCGCCTTCCAGGTTCAGGCTCAGTTTATCTCCGGTCGCGTCGTCTTCGTCGTCGATTTCCTTCATCTCGATCTCTTCTTCGTTCTCAGTCAGGATCTTGACGTCCATACCCAAGCTTTGAAGCTCTTTAATCAAGACTTTGAACGACTCAGGCACGCCCGGCTCTGGCACATTCTCGCCTTTAACGATCGATTCGTAGGTTTTCACCCGACCGACCACGTCATCGGACTTGACGGTAAGGATTTCCTGGAGCGTGTATGCTGCGCCATAGGCCTCGAGCGCCCACACTTCCATCTCCCCGAACCGCTGTCCGCCGAACTGGGCTTTACCGCCGAGCGGCTGCTGTGTAACCAGCGAGTAAGGACCCGTGGAGCGAGCATGGATTTTATCGTCAACCATGTGCGCCAGCTTAATCATGTGCATGACGCCAACGGTAACTTCACGTTCAAATCTTTCACCGGTTCTTCCGTCATACAGCACGGTTTTACCGTTGCGCTGCATACCGGCTTCTTCCATCGTATCGAACACATCATACTCGTTCGCACCGTCGAAGACCGGTGTGGCCACGTGAATTCCGAGTTGGAGCGCAGCCATCCCAAGGTGAATCTCCAGCACCTGTCCGATGTTCATCCGTGAAGGAACCCCCAGCGGGTTGAGCACGACTTGAACCGGTGTGCCATCTGGCATAAACGGCATATCTTCCTCAGGCAGAATACGGGCTACGACACCTTTGTTACCGTGGCGTCCGGCCATTTTATCCCCCTCGGAAATTTTACGCTTCTGAGCAATGTAGACGCGAACGAGCTGATTAACGCCCGGCGGCAACTCATCGCCATTCTCACGCGTAAACACCTTAACGTCAACAACGATTCCGTCCGTTCCGTGAGGAACACGCAGGGAGGTATCGCGAACTTCGCGTGCCTTCTCGCCAAAGATGGCATGCAGCAAGCGTTCTTCTGCTGTCAGCTCCGTAACACCCTTCGGCGTCACTTTACCAACGAGAATGTCGCCAGCGCTGATTTCCGCACCTACGCGGATAATACCGCGCTCATCCAGGTTGCGAAGCGCCTCTTCCCCTACGTTCGGAATATCGCGGGTAATTTCCTCAGGTCCCAGCTTCGTATCGCGGGCTTCGGACTCATATTCTTCAATGTGAATGGAAGTGTACACATCTTCCTTCACCAGCTTCTCGCTAAGCAGAATCGCATCCTCGTAGTTGTAGCCTTCCCAAGTCATGAAGGCAACGACAACGTTGCGGCCCAATGCCAATTCTCCCATTTCCGTGGACGGTCCGTCAGCCAGAATATCACCTTTCTTGACGACGTCTCCACGCTTAACGATCGGACGCTGGTTAATGCAAGTTCCTTGGTTCGAACGCATAAATTTGTGTAATTTATATTTAACAAGGTCACCGCGTACTTCCTTGCCATCCACAACCTCGACGCGGCGCAGCCAAATTTCGTTCGCTGCGGAACGCTCGATAATTCCATCGTATTTGGACACAATACATACACCGGAATCTTTGGCGGCTTTATGCTCCATACCTGTACCTACGAGAGGTGCTTTAGGAACCAGAAGCGGCACAGCTTGCCGCTGCATGTTCGATCCCATCAGCGCACGGTTGGAGTCATCGTTCTCCAGGAACGGAATTAATGCGGTAGCTACGGATACAACCTGCTTCGGCGATACGTCCATATAGTCGACGCGATCACTCGGCATCGTCAGAATGTTATCCGATTGCTTGTTGTAACGGACAATGACGTTCTCATCCTGGAACGTATTATCCTCATTGAGGATCGCGTTCGCTTGGGCGATAACGTAGTTGTCTTCCTCGTCAGCCGTCAAATAAGCGATTTGATCCGTGACTTTGCCAGTCTTCGGATCAACCCAACGATACGGCGCCTCGATAAAGCCGTACTCGTTAATCCGAGCGAATGTCGAGAGAGAGTTGATCAGACCGATGTTCGGTCCCTCCGGCGTCTCAATCGGACACATCCGGCCATAGTGACTGTGGTGAACGTCCCGAACCTCAAAGCCCGCACGCTCACGAGTCAGACCGCCAGGCCCGAGCGCAGACAGACGGCGTTTATGCGTCAGCTCGGCAAGCGGGTTCGTCTGGTCCATGAACTGGGACAGCTGGGAGCTTCCGAAGAACTCCTTAATGGACGCGATAACCGGACGGATATTGATCAGCGCCTGTGGCGTAATCACGTTCGCATCCTGAATCGACATTCTCTCGCGCACAACGCGTTCCATCCGGGACAAACCGATGCGGAACTGGTTCTGCAGCAGCTCGCCAACAGAACGCAGGCGGCGGTTGCCGAGGTGGTCGATATCATCCGTGTCGCCGATACCGTGCAGCAAATTCAGGAAGTAACTGATCGACGAAATGATGTCGGCCGGCGTAATGTGCTTGACCGATTTGTCGATATTGCGGTTCGCGATAACTTTAACGACCTTGCCATCCTCAATCGGCGAGAAAATATCGACCGTTTGCAGAGGCACGTCGACGGAATCGAGAACGCCGTTAGCTACATGGTAGTTCTTGAAGCCAACGCCCTCTTCCAGATAAGGAAGGATCTCGTCCAATAGACGGCGGTCAACGATTTGACCCGCTTCCGCGATAATTTCTCCGGTATTCGTATCAATCAAGCTCTCAGCGAGACGCTGATTGAACAGCCGGTTCTTGATATGAAGCTTCTTATTGATTTTGTAACGGCCAACATTGGCCAGGTCATAGCGTTTTGGATCAAAGAAACGGGCCACGAGCAAGCTCTTCGCATTATCAAGCGTCGGCGGCTCGCCCGGACGGAGGCGTTCATAAATTTCAATCAGCGCCTTCTCCGTGGAGTCCGTGTTATCTTTGTCCAGCGTGTTGCGGATATATTCATCATTGCCCAGCAAATCCAGAATCTCGGCATCCGTACCGAAGCCAAGCGCGCGAAGCAGCACGGTAACCGGAATTTTACGAGTACGGTCGATCCGGACATAGATAATGTCCTTCGCGTCCATCTCCAACTCCAGCCATGCGCCGCGGTTCGGAATCACTGTGGCAGTATACGTCTTTTTGCCATTCTTATCGATTTTCGTACTGAAATAGACGCTAGGAGAGCGCACCAACTGGCTGACAATAACCCGTTCCGCACCGTTAATAATAAAGGTGCCGGTTTCCGTCATCAGCGGGAAATCTCCCATAAACACTTCCTGCTCTTTGACTTCGCCGGTTTCTTTGTTAATCAGCCGGACTTTAACCCTAAGCGGAGCCGCATACGTTACGTCGCGTTCCTTCGCATCGTCAACCGTATACTTCGGTTCGCCGAGGCTGTAATCGATAAATTCCAACACCAAATTCCCGGTAAAATCCTGAATTGGCGAAATGTCCTGGAACATCTCCCGGAGACCTTCCTCCAGGAACCAATCGTAGGATTTCTGTTGGATTTCGATCAGGTTCGGAACTTCGAGTACCTCGTTAATTCGTGCATAACTTCGCCGAGTGCGTCGACCATATTGAACAAGATGTCCTGCCAACTTATACTCACCCCTCATGTCTACTCACTTTAAAAAAATACATTGCGAACCCGTGTTTGCACCTATATAATAGGTTCAAGGCGGGTTGCAGCTGCTGCACAAATAAAGAAAAGCCCTTATCGAATGCTTTCGAAAAAAGAGCACCATTATCCGTGTCGTTTCTGCCTAACTATCCCCCGTATTCAGTAGATTTGCCCAAAATGTACACATTATACGTTAAACAAGATGATTTTATTCATTGTTTCGTAAAAACCCTTGACATTTCAGCAAACTAAAGTCACAAGGGGCATCCTAATACTGACATTTTATAATAATATCACAACCAGGTTCTCAGGTCAACCTTTTTCTGCTCTGTTTTCAGAGCCGTTTTTATTTTACCGCTCGATAAACTCTGTACCCCTTGTCCTTCGTCACTTCCTCAACCTGTGCGAATAACGACTCCAGCTTCTGTTTTGCCGACGGCGCCCCTTGCTTCTTTTGTATCACGATCCATAATGCTCCGCCCTCTCGCAGCCGTTCATAGGCTCCCTCAAAAATGGCATGAACGACTTCCTTGCCAGCGCGAATAGGCGGGTTCGTCAATATCACATCAAATTGTTGCTCACCTAACGCCGCGAATAGATCACTTTCCACGATCGTTACGTTGGCAATTTTATTGTTCGCCGCATTTTCTTTGGCAAGCTCGACCGCTCTCTGGTTGACATCAATCATAGTGACATGGCCGCGGCCCGCAAGTCTAGCTGCCGTAAGCCCGATCGGGCCATAACCGCACCCGACATCAAGCACCTGCGCAGCTTCCGGAATATCCATCGCTTCGATGAGCACTCTGCTCCCGTAATCTACTCCGCCTTTTGCAAAAACCCCCGCATCGCTAATGAAGCGAAATTTCTGTCCGCGCAATTGAGCGTCCCATATTTTCCGGTCATGCGCCGTAGAAGGTTGATTCGTATAATAGTGATCTGCCATCTGGCATACCTCCACCCGATATGTCTTACAGCGAAATCTGATATCATTGAATACATCTTGTCATTCCATTTTAACCAAGAATCAGCTGTTTATTGCCATTTTCCAACAAACAGGATTCACGATACTGCTCATTGCACTTGCAAACAAACCCCCTTGAACTCGGTTCAAGGGGGTTGTCATCAAAGAGGCGTAGAATTATTTTACTTCTACAGTTGCGCCTGCTTCTTCCAATTTTGCTTTTACAGCTTCTGCTTCTTCTTTGCCCACTTTTTCTTTCAGTGGTTTTGGAGCGTTGTCAACGAGTTCTTTCGCTTCTTTCAGGCCAAGACCTGTGATTTCGCGAACAACTTTGATAACGTTGATTTTGGATGCACCAGCGTTAGCCAGGATTACATCGAACTCGGATTGCTCAGCAGCTTCAGCAGCACCGCCGCCACCGCCAGCTACAACAACAGGAGCTGCTGCAGTAACGCCGAATTCTTCTTCGATTGCTTTAACCAGATCGTTCAGTTCAAGAACGGACATGCCTTTAATTGCTTCTAAAATTGTTTCTTTGCTCATGGTAGAACCTCCATTTTATAGTTGATAAGAGTTAAATTCATTTATTAACTGACTGCATGAAAAGCAAGCTTACGCGCTTGCGCTGCCTTCTTCTTTCTCTGCAACGGCTTTGACTGCCAGCGCGAAGTTGCGAACTGGAGCTTGAAGCACGCTGAGGAGCATCGAAAGGAGACCTTCGCGGGAAGGAAGATCCGCGAGCGCTTTGATTTGGTCGACGCCGACTACACGGCCTTCAACCACGCCACCTTTTACTTTAAGCGCATCGTTCTTCTTTGCGAACTCGCTGATGATTTTAGCCGGAGCTACCGCATCGTCAGCACTGAACGCGATTGCTGTAGGACCAGTCAATACTTCGTCCAGTTCAGTAAGTTCCGCAGCCGCAGTTGCGCGGCGAACGAGCGTGTTTTTCAATACTTGGAATTCTACGCCAGCTTCACGAAGCTGTTTACGCAGTTCCGTTACTTGAGTAACGTTCAGTCCACGGTAGTCAGCAACAACAGTTGTTGCGCTCTCGCGAAGCTTAGCTGTTACCACGTCAACGGCTTCCTGCTTTGCTTGAATCACTTTTGCGTTTGCCAAACTGTACACCTCCTGATAGATATGCTGGGCACAAGCCGAGGTGCAAACCTCGCTTGACATCCCTTTCCGTAGCGGTTCAAAACCTCGCTCTAGAAAGACTTTTAAAGAACCTGACGGCCCGCAAGCCGATCCCAGTCCATTAAAAAAGCCTCCGTAGAATCACGAAGGCCTGATGAATCATCATTCCGCAGTTAACCTGCAGCATGCTGACGTTCTATCACAACACCTCGGTAGGAAATTAAGCCTTGCAAGGGCACCTACTGTCTACGGTAAGCATATTCGAATTTAGTTACTTTTCAAAACAACTCGTTCAGTATACCAAGGGAAAGAACATATGTCAAACCCTTCCCCACGAACCGCGGGAGGTATTATCTGAATGCAGCTGCGTTAACGCGAGCACTTGGTCCCATCGTGGAAGAAACCGCGATGTTCTTCAAGTAAACACCTTTGGCAGCAGCAGGTTTAGCACGGTTCAATGCATCGATGAGAGCTTTCAGGTTCTCGTCAAGCTGTTCGGCACTGAAAGATACCTTGCCGATCGGCGCATGAATTTGGCCTGCTTTGTCCAAACGGTATTCGATTTTACCCGCTTTGATTTCTTGAACCGCTTTAGCTACGTCAAACGTAACCGTGCCAGCTTTAGGGTTAGGCATAAGGCCTTTACCACCGAGCAAGCGTCCAAGTTTACCAACTTCACTCATCATGTCTGGTGTCGCTACGCAGACGTCGAAGTCGAACCAGCCTTGTTGAATTTTGTTGATCATGTCTTGATCGCCAACAAAGTCCGCTCCAGCCGCTTCCGCTTCCTTCGCTTTCTCACCTTTGGCGAATACCAATACGCGCTGCGTCTTACCCGTGCCGTGAGGCAGGACAACGATACCGCGAACGGCTTGGTCTTGTTTACGTGGGTCTACGCCCAAACGAACCGCTACTTCAACGGTTTCGTCGAATTTAGCACTTGCTGCCTTCTTCACCAACTCAACGGCTTCGGAAGGCTCATAAGTTGCTTCGCTGTCGATCAGCTTGGCAGCTTCAAGGTATTTCTTACCGTGTTTAGCCATGAAAATATTCCTCCTTGTGTGGTGTTAGCGGAAATTCCTCCCACTGATCTCTAAATTACATAGTTACCCTAAAGGCTAACATGCAATTTAGAGGCAACTTCTGTTGCAATGGCAACATCCGTTGTTCGGCCGCTCCAAGAATTAGTCTTGGATCGCGATACCCATACTGCGAGCAGTACCTTCGACCATACGCATAGCCGCTTCAACGGTAGCTGCGTTCAGGTCTTGCATTTTTTGCTCCGCAATTTGACGAACAGCGTCGCGTTTAACGGTAGCTACTTTCTTCTTATTCGGTTCACCGGATCCCTTCTCAACTTTCGCAGCAACGCGAAGCAGAACGGCAGCTGGTGGAGTCTTGGTGATGAAAGTGAAAGAACGGTCTTCAAACACCGAGATTTCAACCGGAATAATCAAACCTGCTTGATCGGCAGTACGTGCGTTAAACTCTTTACAGAATGCCATGATGTTGACACCTGCTTGACCCAGCGCCGGACCTACCGGAGGTGCAGGATTCGCTTTACCTGCAGGAATTTGCAGTTTTACCATTTTGATAACCTTTTTTGCCATGTAAGACACCTCCT
This window harbors:
- the rpoC gene encoding DNA-directed RNA polymerase subunit beta' gives rise to the protein MLDVNNFEFMKIGLASPDKIRSWSRGEVKKPETINYRTLKPEKEGLFCEKIFGPTKDWECHCGKYKRVRYKGVVCDRCGVEVTRAKVRRERMGHIELAAPVSHIWYFKGIPSRMGLALDMSPRSLEEIIYFASYVVTDPGETPLEKKQLLSEKEYRSYREKYGYGFQAGMGAEAVKKLLQDLDIDKELEFLKEELRTAQGQRRNRAIKRLEVIEAFRNSGNEPEWMILDVLPVIPPELRPMVQLDGGRFATSDLNDLYRRVINRNNRLKRLLDLGAPDIIVQNEKRMLQEAVDALIDNGRRGRPVTGPGNRPLKSLSHMLKGKQGRFRQNLLGKRVDYSGRSVIVVGPYLKMYQCGLPKEMALELFKPFVMKELVNKGLAHNIKSAKRKVERVSPEVWDVLEEVIKEHPVLLNRAPTLHRLGIQAFEPILVEGRAIRLHPLVCTAYNADFDGDQMAVHVPLSAEAQAEARILMLASGNILNPKDGKPVVTPSQDMVLGSFYLTMDNKEAKGSGMILGSTHEAVSAYQRGTVSLHARVAIPAKALGKTGFTEAQQNALLVTTVGRIIFNEIFPASFPYINEPSRSNLFQGTPDHYFIYDKGANVFERIMAVPQTGGIGKEYLGEIIGRCFEIYHTTETSVILDKIKQTGFTYSTRAGVSIAVSDVVVPDAKQEILRESDEKVRVVTNQYRRGLITNEERYDRVIDIWSKSKDQITDVLMKSMDRFNSIMLMVDSKARGNKSQITQLGGMRGLMANPSGRIIELPIKSNFREGLTVLEYFLSTHGARKGLADTALRTADSGYLTRRLVDVAQDVIVREEDCGTDKGFTVGVIQDGKEVIEDLYDRIEGRYSFETIKHPKTGEIIVHRNELIDSDKAHEVVDAGVTKLQIRSVLSCRARHGVCKKCYGRNLATGKHVEIGEAVGIIAAQSIGEPGTQLTMRTFHTGGVAGDDITQGLPRIQELFEARNPKGQATISEIDGVIKEIREAKDRREIEVQGEAETKVYSVTYGSRLRVSEGQEIEAGDELTDGSIDPKEILRIKGIRGVQNYILQEVQRVYRNQGVEINDKHIEVMIKQMLRKIRIVDAGDTPLLPGAFVDLYEYEMANKEAILSGQEPAVAKPVLLGITKASLETDSFLSAASFQETTRVLTDAAIKGKVDKLLGLKENVIIGKLIPAGTGMNRYRSVQFEEPENTEAEEGQEPVTVE
- the rpoB gene encoding DNA-directed RNA polymerase subunit beta; translation: MAGHLVQYGRRTRRSYARINEVLEVPNLIEIQQKSYDWFLEEGLREMFQDISPIQDFTGNLVLEFIDYSLGEPKYTVDDAKERDVTYAAPLRVKVRLINKETGEVKEQEVFMGDFPLMTETGTFIINGAERVIVSQLVRSPSVYFSTKIDKNGKKTYTATVIPNRGAWLELEMDAKDIIYVRIDRTRKIPVTVLLRALGFGTDAEILDLLGNDEYIRNTLDKDNTDSTEKALIEIYERLRPGEPPTLDNAKSLLVARFFDPKRYDLANVGRYKINKKLHIKNRLFNQRLAESLIDTNTGEIIAEAGQIVDRRLLDEILPYLEEGVGFKNYHVANGVLDSVDVPLQTVDIFSPIEDGKVVKVIANRNIDKSVKHITPADIISSISYFLNLLHGIGDTDDIDHLGNRRLRSVGELLQNQFRIGLSRMERVVRERMSIQDANVITPQALINIRPVIASIKEFFGSSQLSQFMDQTNPLAELTHKRRLSALGPGGLTRERAGFEVRDVHHSHYGRMCPIETPEGPNIGLINSLSTFARINEYGFIEAPYRWVDPKTGKVTDQIAYLTADEEDNYVIAQANAILNEDNTFQDENVIVRYNKQSDNILTMPSDRVDYMDVSPKQVVSVATALIPFLENDDSNRALMGSNMQRQAVPLLVPKAPLVGTGMEHKAAKDSGVCIVSKYDGIIERSAANEIWLRRVEVVDGKEVRGDLVKYKLHKFMRSNQGTCINQRPIVKRGDVVKKGDILADGPSTEMGELALGRNVVVAFMTWEGYNYEDAILLSEKLVKEDVYTSIHIEEYESEARDTKLGPEEITRDIPNVGEEALRNLDERGIIRVGAEISAGDILVGKVTPKGVTELTAEERLLHAIFGEKAREVRDTSLRVPHGTDGIVVDVKVFTRENGDELPPGVNQLVRVYIAQKRKISEGDKMAGRHGNKGVVARILPEEDMPFMPDGTPVQVVLNPLGVPSRMNIGQVLEIHLGMAALQLGIHVATPVFDGANEYDVFDTMEEAGMQRNGKTVLYDGRTGERFEREVTVGVMHMIKLAHMVDDKIHARSTGPYSLVTQQPLGGKAQFGGQRFGEMEVWALEAYGAAYTLQEILTVKSDDVVGRVKTYESIVKGENVPEPGVPESFKVLIKELQSLGMDVKILTENEEEIEMKEIDDEDDATGDKLSLNLEGAEVGVE
- a CDS encoding class I SAM-dependent methyltransferase, which codes for MADHYYTNQPSTAHDRKIWDAQLRGQKFRFISDAGVFAKGGVDYGSRVLIEAMDIPEAAQVLDVGCGYGPIGLTAARLAGRGHVTMIDVNQRAVELAKENAANNKIANVTIVESDLFAALGEQQFDVILTNPPIRAGKEVVHAIFEGAYERLREGGALWIVIQKKQGAPSAKQKLESLFAQVEEVTKDKGYRVYRAVK
- the rplL gene encoding 50S ribosomal protein L7/L12 yields the protein MSKETILEAIKGMSVLELNDLVKAIEEEFGVTAAAPVVVAGGGGGAAEAAEQSEFDVILANAGASKINVIKVVREITGLGLKEAKELVDNAPKPLKEKVGKEEAEAVKAKLEEAGATVEVK
- the rplK gene encoding 50S ribosomal protein L11 produces the protein MAKKVIKMVKLQIPAGKANPAPPVGPALGQAGVNIMAFCKEFNARTADQAGLIIPVEISVFEDRSFTFITKTPPAAVLLRVAAKVEKGSGEPNKKKVATVKRDAVRQIAEQKMQDLNAATVEAAMRMVEGTARSMGIAIQD
- the rplJ gene encoding 50S ribosomal protein L10 is translated as MANAKVIQAKQEAVDVVTAKLRESATTVVADYRGLNVTQVTELRKQLREAGVEFQVLKNTLVRRATAAAELTELDEVLTGPTAIAFSADDAVAPAKIISEFAKKNDALKVKGGVVEGRVVGVDQIKALADLPSREGLLSMLLSVLQAPVRNFALAVKAVAEKEEGSASA
- the rplA gene encoding 50S ribosomal protein L1; this translates as MAKHGKKYLEAAKLIDSEATYEPSEAVELVKKAASAKFDETVEVAVRLGVDPRKQDQAVRGIVVLPHGTGKTQRVLVFAKGEKAKEAEAAGADFVGDQDMINKIQQGWFDFDVCVATPDMMSEVGKLGRLLGGKGLMPNPKAGTVTFDVAKAVQEIKAGKIEYRLDKAGQIHAPIGKVSFSAEQLDENLKALIDALNRAKPAAAKGVYLKNIAVSSTMGPSARVNAAAFR